From one Lycium ferocissimum isolate CSIRO_LF1 chromosome 5, AGI_CSIRO_Lferr_CH_V1, whole genome shotgun sequence genomic stretch:
- the LOC132057813 gene encoding uncharacterized protein LOC132057813, protein MQITVGQEIIIIAEPVEVLLPIRESAEQQPAKESKGAEGKQLHIEEDRGIEDRAQNIKKAVRDADVSPKAIAKSGKKAKHTEIQQTKRSVNTQQAFQRLINMQRQCKCFIIALMEPFQNCRHLQKYKRRLGMEAALSNTNGKIWVFLDSEMQWEIVLDTEQQLTLKLQHQGIEKDFLATFVYAKCDGNERPTLWDNIYQIADSMNLPWMVGGEFNVILADEEKLGGLPVTLDECEDFAFCINSCGLLDMGFKGSLFTWWNGRSAEDCIFKRLDRILVNNSLQEMFPQIEIEHLIRTGSDHDPLLMSCGEEVINVIKPFRFLNFWVQHESFKDLVSQHWRTEFVGTLYLVFKEEVVKVKEALFEEDPSIVNRIVLQKAQAELKKYLHFEEQYWRQKQGLHESIHCDGDTTDFEIVKHVATMVDHEQNMGMCAYPNKDEVKETVFALSGESASSLDGFTGIFISNVGILLEMILISLSNFVNKVTSRVLHGRLERLMPRLISPNQSGFVKGRSIFENILLTQEIVLDIRLREKPANVVIKLDMAKAYDRVSWKRLVDNNRYSILLNGRATGFFKSSRGVKQGDPLSPALFSLSTEVLSRALNSLFDDSRFIGYGMPKWTYPMNHLDNADDTIIFASADDYSLICIMQVLSAYEQTSGHLINKGKSSYFMHSKIGNEMLQRVGDIMRFAK, encoded by the exons ATGCAGATTACAGTTGGTCAGGAGATTATCATAATTGCTGAACCAGTAGAAGTATTGCTACCAATTAGAGAATCAGCTGAACAACAACCTGCAAAAGAAAGCAAAGGGGCAGAAGGTAAGCAGCTA CATATAGAAGAAGATAGAGGTATAGAGGACAGAgcacaaaatattaaaaaagcaGTTAGAGATGCAGATGTTTCACCAAAGGCTATAGCAAAGAGTGGAAAGAAGGCCAAGCACACAGAGATTCAACAGACCAAGAG GTCTGTTAATACTCAACAAGCTTTTCAGAGACTAATCAACATGCAAAGACAATGCAAATGCTTCATAATTGCTTTAATGGAACCATTTCAGAATTGTAGGCatcttcaaaaatataaaagaagattgggTATGGAGGCTGCTTTATCAAACACTAATGGAAAGATATGGGTATTTCTTGATTCTGAGATGCAATGGGAGATAGTGTTGGATACAGAACAACAACTTACTCTGAAGTTACAACATCAAGGCATAGAGAAGGACTTCTTGGCTACCTTTGTCTATGCTAAATGTGATGGAAATGAGAGGCCGACTTTATGGGATAATATTTATCAGATAGCAGATAGCATGAACCTACCATGGATGGTTGGAGGGGAATTTAATGTTATTTTAGCTGATGAGGAAAAATTGGGTGGATTACCTGTCACATTAGATGAATGTGAGGATTTTGCCTTTTGCATAAACTCTTGTGGTTTACTAGATATGGGATTCAAAGGAAGCTTgtttacttggtggaatggaagatCAGCAGAAGACTGTATTTTCAAAAGGCTGGACAGGATCCTGGTTAACAATTCTTTGCAGGAGATGTTTCCCCAAATTGAAATTGAGCATCTGATTAGAACAGGATCAGATCATGACCCACTACTTATGTCTTGTGGAGAAGAAGTTATCAATGTTATTAAACCTTTTAGATTTTTGAATTTCTGGGTTCAACATGAATCATTCAAAGATCTAGTTTCTCAACACTGGAGAACTGAATTTGTGGGTACTCTATATTTGGtcttcaa GGAAGAGGTGGTGAAGGTGAAAGAAGCATTATTTGAGGAAGATCCAAGCATTGTCAACAGAATTGTTCTTCAGAAAGCACAAGCTGAATTAAAGAAATACTTACACTTTGAAGAACAATATTGGAGACAAAAGCAGGGGTTACATG AATCAATTCACTGTGATGGAGATACTACTGACTTTGAGATTGTGAAGCATGTTGCTACTATGGTAGATCATGAACAAAATATGGGCATGTGTGCTTATCCAAACAAGGATGAAGTTAAAGAAACAGTTTTTGCATTAAGTGGAGAAAGTGCTAGTAGTCTAGATGGATTTACTGGGATTTTTATCAGCAATGTTGGGATATTGTTGGAAATGAT ATTAATTAGTTTGTCTAATTTCGTTAACAAAGTGACTTCTAGGGTGCTTCATGGGAGGTTGGAAAGGTTAATGCCAAGGTTGATTTCTCCTAATCAATCAGGGTTTGTGAAAGGAAGGAGCATTTTTGAGAACATTCTTCTTACTCAGGAGATAGTCTTAGATATCAGACTTAGAGAAAAGCCTGCTAATGTGGTTATCAAGTTGGATATGGCCAAGGCTTATGATAGAGTCTCTTGGAA GAGGCTGGTTGATAACAATCGGTATTCTATTCTTTTGAATGGGCGGGCTACAGGTTTCTTTAAATCTTCTAGAGGTGTTAAACAGGGAGACCCTCTTTCTCCTGCACTATTTTCGCTATCAACAGAAGTGTTATCTAGGGCTTTGAACTCTCTTTTTGATGACAGTAGATTCATTGGCTATGGGATGCCAAAGTGGACCTATCCTATGAATCATCTTGATAATGCAGATGACACTATTATATTTGCTTCAGCTGATGATTACTCTCTGATTTGCATTATGCAAGTGCTGAGTGCATATGAGCAGACATCTGGGCATCTTATTAACAAGGGGAAAAGCTCTTATTTTATGCATAGCAAGATTGGGAATGAAATGTT